The nucleotide sequence CCTGGAGCTGAAGCCCGACCTGGTCACGCTCTGTGCCGGCGGCAACGACATCATCGTCCCGGGAGCGGACGTCGACGCGGTCACCGAGCGCCTGGAGGAGGGCGTCGCGAAGCTGCGCGAGGCGGGCATCCCGGTGCTCATGTTCAACGGCCCGGACACGAAGGTCCTGTCGGTGATGTCGGTCCTGCGCGGCAAGGTGGCGATCTACAACACGAATCTGTGGGCGATCGCCGAGCGCCACGGGGCCCGCATGGTCGATCTCTGGACGATGGGCCCGCTGCACGACCGCCGAGCCTGGAGCGACGACCGGCTCCACTTTTCCCCGGACGCCCACCGCCGGATCGCCCTGAAGGCGGCGGAGGTCCTGGGCATCCCGGTGGAGAGCGACTGGCGCGAGCCGTGGCCGCTGGCGGAGGCCCCGAGCCGCTGGATCGACTCCCGCCGGTCGGACCTGACGTGGACGAAGGTGCACCTGCTGCCGTGGATCCGGCGGCAGCTGCGGGGCGAGTCGATGGGTGACGGGTTGTCGCCGAAGCGGCCTCAGCTGGCGCCGCTGCTGCCGTTGGACGTGCTCGAGGTGCCGGACAGCGCTCCGCAGCAGCAGGCCAGCTGAGGGTCGGCCGCCGGTTTCATTCACGAGCGACGGAACGCGCTGAACACCGCGGCAGGCGGCTTGCTTGGCGGCCCCGCGGCGACTTGAGGGACGGCGAGGGTTCGGCAAAGGCGCCGAACCGCGGCAGCCGGGTATCGCAGCGCCCGGATCGCGCGGCGAGAACCTTTCCGCCGAGGAGTGGCGCGCTCGGCTGAGCCGGGCATCTCGGTGAAGCCAGAGAGCGCGACAGGTATTGAGGCGACCCGCAGGGCGCCCACCAGCGCTGCCAGCCGCAGACCTCGCCGGACCACAACCGGCATCCCAGCCCGCGCCACCGTGCCCCATTGCTGCCCCTGCCGGCCACAAACCGCCTCCGAACGCGGCCCACCCTCCCTGGGGGAACCACCCGTCTCCAGCCTACCGGCCACCTCCGACAGAACGTGCCCGACCGAACACGATCTCCCGAGTTGTCCACATGTCGACCTACCTGGGGACAACTTGTGGATCACCACCCGGATTCAGCTCGCCAACCCGCGGCACCCGGCTTACAGTCCCCTTATGCGTCGGCGCTGGATCCTCGTGGTCCCGGTTGCGGTGCTGGTCACAGCGCTGCTCGCGGGGGTCGCCACCTGGACCCGGTCCGGGAGCATGGAACGGGACCTGGCCGCGCGGGCCCAGACCGCCCTCTTCGAAGCCGGACTGCCCACCGGGGATGTCCGCTTCGACGGGCGGGACGCCACGCTCAGCGGCTTCCCGCCCGACCAAGCGCTCAGAGCCCTCGAAATCGTGCAAAAAGTCGACGGCGTCCGGGCCGCCAAGGTCAACGGCGACGTGACTCCCGTGGCGCCCGGCAACAGCAGCAGCACCACAACCACCACCCCGAGCCCGCCGACGACCGCCACCACCACCACGAGCCCGCCGCCGACCACCAGTACCACCGCGCCGCCGCCCACCGACAAGGCCGGTGTGCAGGCCGAGATCGACCGGCTGCTCACCGAGGCGCCCATCGCCTTCGAGCCCGACACGGCGAAGCTCACCCCTGACGGCGAACAAGCCGCGCGCAGCGTCGCGATCGCTCTCGCCAAGGCGCCCGCCGGCTTCCGGTACCGCGTCACCGGGCACGTCGCCCGGGGCCCCGGTGGCGAGAGCGCCGCTCTCAAACTCTCGCGGGACCGCGCCCGGGCCGTCGCGCGGATCCTCACGACCAACGGGCTGACGGTCGCCCGCGTGACCTACCGGGGGCTGGGCGACACCCGGCCGGCCACCGGCGGCGAAGAAGACCGGCGTGTCGAGATCACGGTCGTTTGAGGGGTGATGAGCTGATGTTCTGGCTGTTCGGACAGATCTGGCTGTGGCTGATCGTCGCCTTCGCCCTCGGTGCGCTGACGTCGTGGCTCGTGCTGCGCGCCACCCCGCGCCCCCGGCCCGAGCCCGCCCGGGAAGCCGAGCCCGACGACGAAGCACCGCGGTACGAGCCGCCGCCACCCCTTTCGACCGAGCAGACGCAGTTCATCCCGGCCGCCTGGGCCCAGCACGCGCCCGAGCCGCGCGCCGACGTCCACGACGACGAAGAACCCGATCCCGTCGGCCACCGCGAAGGCCACCTGCCGCTGCCGCCGCAGCGCGCTTCGGAGGCCGAGGACTGGCCCACCGAAGAAGAACCCGCCTGGCCGCAGGCCGAAGAGCCGCCGGACGCCACCCGGCGGTGGCACCAACCTGGGCGCGGTGGCTGACACCCATCCTGGTAAGTTCGGCTACGCACTGTGAGCGAAGGCTGAGGAGGGGGTGGAGTGGCGCTCCCCCATTGGACGTCGCAGCAGGTCCTGCCGCCGGGCCGGCACCCGGGCGACCTCGCCGACGTCTACGAACGCCTGGTGTTCGACGCCCCGCACCAGAACGACCGCGAGATCCTCTTCAGCGCGCTCAACAGCTACCTCGGCGTCGCCCGGCGGATCATCCCGTCCGGCCGCGCCTGGATCGGCGGCGAGCTCATCACCCGGACCGCCCACCCACCGCAAAGCCTCGACGTCGTCCTCATCCCGGACGAATGGGGCGCGCTCAAGCGGCTCGACGACGCCGGCCGGTCCGCGCTCTACGGGCTGCTCACGCTGCGCGGCGTGATCGTCGGGCAGCCGGCGATGTACCTCGACCAAGTGCAGCCGGTCGGCGGCATGCTGGACGGCTTCCTGTGCCGCCCCGGCGACGAAGACGTGTGGGCCGAGGTCTGGGCCGCAGGTGGCAGGGGCTACCCGGAGATGATCTGGTGAGGAACGAGTTCCGGCGCATCGCCGACGAGATCCCCGGCGGCACGTGGCTCGACGACCTGGCCCGCGCCTCGGCGATGGCGGCCAACGCCAAGTTCGAGCGGACGTCCCGCTCGCCGCTGCTGCACGTCTCGGTGATCGGCGAGCAGACCATCGACGCGTACACCTTCTCCGACATCAGCCGCGCCCTGCAGGACGCGACGGCGAAGATCGGGCACATCATCCGGAACCCGTCCGGCGAGGTCACCCAGGTCCAGCAGACCGACCGGGACAAGGCGCCGCTGATCCAGCGCGGCCAGGCGGGCAACGCGATCTTCTTCGGCTTCCCGGAGCCGCTGGCCGAAGACGCCCTGATCGTCGACGGCATCGAGACGCTGTCCGAGCGCGCGGTCAAGGAGCTCTGCGACTTCCTGCCGGCGAACGGCTCGGACGACGGCGCGCTCGACGCCGTGCTGCTCCAGCGCGACACCGTCCGCAACGCGGTGAGCGACATCGTCAACGCCGTCGCGAAGAACGCCGGCATCGGGATGGCGCTGACCCCGACCGCCGGCGAGCAGGTCACCCGCAGCATGACCACCGAGCAGGCGCGGATCCTGCAGAGCAGCCTCCGCGAGTCCCGCGAGGAGGTCGGCTACGAGACGGTGCGCGGGCGGCTCGACGGCGTCCGCACCCGGCGGCGCATCTTCTACCTCGATCGCGAGTCGGGCGGCACGATCCAGGGTGCGGTGGCGCCGGATCTGCTCGACCAGATCAAGGAGAACCTCGACCGCCCGGTGACCGCCCGGCTACGCGTCGTGCGCACGACGACGATCGACGGCCGGCGCGGCCGGCCCGTGTTCGAACTGCTCGAAATCACCCCGGAAGTAAGCCTTTTCGACTGAGAAGTCCGGTATACGACTTTCGTCTTGAACGCCGTACCCGACGGTCGTCGTAGGCCTCACGGTGGTGCCCGGATGACCGTACGGTATTTACGATACCGGCTGCGAGGTCGCAAAAGGCCGCGTCGAACAGTGGGAACTCCGATATTCTTCCCATTGATCATCGGGCCACACCATGCCCACGATGTCAGGAAATATCGATACCTGACACCAAATGGTGGGACAATGACTTTTTCCAGAATGTAACAATTTCGTTCGGGGCCACACTTATGGGTTAACGTCGTCGCACTCCCACCCGAAGGGGTTCGCATGATGACCGACCCGCAGTACCCGCCGGCCACCGCGCGCCACGGCCGACCCGCGCCGCCGGTGACGGCCACGGAGCGTCGTCAGGCCAATGCGAAGCCCGCACGGAACATCCTGGCGATCGTCGGCCTGCTGCTGGGCGTGGCGGCACTCGTCGTCACGTTCGTCCCGGATGTCGAGTTCGTCGCGTGGCCGCTGGGCGGGATCGGGCTCATCCTGGCGATCACCGGGCTGGTCCAGGCCAAGAAGGGCACCGTGGGCGACCGCGGGGTGGCGATCACCGCCACCACCGTCACGGCCGCCGCGCTGCTCACCACGGGCGGGATGCTGCTGTACTCCACCTTCTTCGGCGGCGGCGAATCCGGGCTTCACCTGCCCGCGGTGGCCGCCGACAAGCACTCCGTGACCTTCCAGGTCACCTCCGCCGGCGGCGCGACCGTGCGCTACGGCAGCCTCAACGACCAGCGCACCGAAAACGCGCCCGCCAGCACCGACGCCTGGCAGGGCCAGGCGTCCTACAACAATGGCTCCTACCTGTTGACGCTCACCGCGGACACCCGCAATGCGACGGTCAGCAACGAAATCCGCTGCGCCATTCTCGTCGACGGCAAGAAGGTCGCGGAAAACAGCGGGACGACGATCGCGCTCTGCACCGCGAACGTCGGCTGAGCCAGGCGCGGCCCCCCGCCTGGCGACCGGCCGGCCTACCCCCAAGTCGGCCGGCCGGGCCGCCACGAGCCGCTCCTGGCGGCTCCGGGCCCCGCGGCGGTTTCCCGCGTGGGGCCTGGCACCGGCGTCTCCGCCTGCCCCTCCCCTAGGGCTCTGCCGGCACCGCCGAACCTACGCGGACACCGCCCGCGCCCACTAAGAATCCACTAAGGATTCAGCGCAAAGGCGGGCTCGTGACCCATTCGCAACGAAATTCCGAACGGCCGCAGTTCGCGAAAGCCGTCACTGAAGATCGGCGAGTTCGGTGCGCACCTCACCGACGAGCTTCGGGTGCACGCGCTCGTAAATGCGCACCGACAACGCCAGTTGTTCCCGCGCGCCGTCGATGTCGCCGCGGGCCCGCAGCACCCGGCCCAGCGTCAGCCGCAGCGTCCCTTCCCGCGCGACGAACTCACGGCTGATCGCCAGGTCGATCGCTTCCCAGACGTACCGCTCGGCGGCCTCGAGGTCCCTGGCCCGCAGGCAAAGCTCGGCCAGCCGGTCCAGGGAGACGACGACCTGGACGTCGTCGCCCAGTTCGCGGTCGATCCGCAGGCCGGCACGCTGGTGGGCGATCGCGTCGGACAGACGGCCCGCCCGCTTCTCCGCCTGCGCGCAGCTGCTGAGCGCCTGCCCGCGCAGGGTGACGTCGGGCGCGTTCGCGATGGCCTCGGCCAGCCGCTCGATGGCCTTCTCGTGCTCGCCGAGCCGGCTCAGCGCGCGCCCGAGGTGCAGGTCCACCGACGTCCGCAGCCGCTGGTCGGCCGAGACGGCGGACAGCTCCGCCGCCCGTTCGGCGTCGGCGAGCCCGGACCCCGGGAGCTCGAACGTCAACGCGATCTCGCACCGCGCGAGCCGCAGCCAGCACTGCCCCGCCACGTCACCCGCGGCTTCGGCGGCGGCGACGCCGAGGTCGGCCATCCGCATCCACTCGTCCAGCAGCGGGCACGCGACGCGGTAGGTGTGAGCCACCCGAGCCAGCCGCCACACGTCGTCGTGGCGGCCCGCGGCGTACGCGGCGTCGAGGACGGCCAGGAGGTTCGGCCACTCGGCCGCGAACCAGTCGTGCGCCTCGGCGAAGCCGGGGATCTCCGGCACCACGTCGTCGGCGAGGACGCGGGAGAAGTCGAGCGGGTCGGCGATCCGGCCCAGCCGGCGCCGCGCCCGGTCGGCCACCGCCTGGTAGTAGCGGACCGTCCAGCCGAGGGCTTCGTCGCGCTCCTTGTCGCCGAGTTCCTGCTCGGCGAGCTCCCGCAGGTACAGGCAGACGAGGTCGTGCGGCACGAAGACGTCCCGCTCGGTCTCGGCGATGAGGTTGTGCGCGGCCAGCGTGCGCAGCCGCCGCCGAGCCTCGGCCACCGTGATCT is from Amycolatopsis mediterranei and encodes:
- a CDS encoding OmpA family protein codes for the protein MRRRWILVVPVAVLVTALLAGVATWTRSGSMERDLAARAQTALFEAGLPTGDVRFDGRDATLSGFPPDQALRALEIVQKVDGVRAAKVNGDVTPVAPGNSSSTTTTTPSPPTTATTTTSPPPTTSTTAPPPTDKAGVQAEIDRLLTEAPIAFEPDTAKLTPDGEQAARSVAIALAKAPAGFRYRVTGHVARGPGGESAALKLSRDRARAVARILTTNGLTVARVTYRGLGDTRPATGGEEDRRVEITVV
- a CDS encoding DUF6932 family protein, producing MALPHWTSQQVLPPGRHPGDLADVYERLVFDAPHQNDREILFSALNSYLGVARRIIPSGRAWIGGELITRTAHPPQSLDVVLIPDEWGALKRLDDAGRSALYGLLTLRGVIVGQPAMYLDQVQPVGGMLDGFLCRPGDEDVWAEVWAAGGRGYPEMIW
- a CDS encoding SGNH/GDSL hydrolase family protein; its protein translation is MYGFDSYVALGDSFTEGLNDDLPDGTFRGWADRLAEVLAAGRSDFRYANLALRGKMLDEILDEQLPIALELKPDLVTLCAGGNDIIVPGADVDAVTERLEEGVAKLREAGIPVLMFNGPDTKVLSVMSVLRGKVAIYNTNLWAIAERHGARMVDLWTMGPLHDRRAWSDDRLHFSPDAHRRIALKAAEVLGIPVESDWREPWPLAEAPSRWIDSRRSDLTWTKVHLLPWIRRQLRGESMGDGLSPKRPQLAPLLPLDVLEVPDSAPQQQAS